The sequence acaATGTTAAGTCtgagtcggcagagggccacCCAGGGTGATATCACAGAGACACATTCGGAgactggtctgtacagcaggtataaggtatggggttgaaaagtacattacATCAGCATAGATGggagtgcttggccacagtggttggtaggaactgcgggtgtgggacagtagccatgagtccaagctattgaaatgctttatTAAGAGGTGACTTCCAAGGTTTGACTTACAGGTGAAGAGAGAGGATGATTGTGGTATACGGATTGTGAGCGAGGGTGCTTggggtatactgagtgtgagggagggtgcttggggtatactgagtgtgagtgagagagctTGATGTATACTGAGTGAGGAAGGGAGCTTGGCatgtactgagtgtgagggagggtgcttggcgtatactgagtgagCGAGGGTGCTTGGGGTATACTGAGTGAGGGAAGGTGCTTGGGGTAtactgtgtgagggagggtgcttggggtatactgagtgtgagggagggtgcttggggtatactgagtgtgagggagggtgcttggtgtatactgagtgtgagcgAGGGTGCttggtatatactgagtgtaagggagggtgcttggtgtatacggagtgtgagggagggtgcttggtgtatactgagtgtgagggagggagattgGGGTATACGGATTGTGAGCgagggtgcttggtgtatactgagtgtgagggagggtgcttggcatatactgaTTGTGAGggagggtgcttggcgtatactgagtgtgaggggggggtgcttggcgtatactgagtgagagagggagcttgGCGtgtagtgagtgagggtgcttggcgtatactgagtgtgagagagtcccacaggtaaggaggggcagtgaggggaaaaggtttaaCGTGAGAGAGAGCAATAGAGGTGAAAGGAGAGTTGACCGCTCTGGGTAGAGTGCAGGAGACGATCGGGGGCGTAGCCATGTTTGGTAACCAGGTGAGATAGAGAAATTGCAAAAGCGCTCCAGTGCCAGGAAAGACAAAATGTGGTATAGCCAAAACCACTTCATCCAAAGGTAATAGTAATGAGTAATGATATTGATGGTAATATATAATGAccaaatgggtactatcctcctgaagacaggtggtaggtggtgcaagcccacccacaatcagtctcattggcaggttcccctgaataagCAAGTACTCACATATCCTTGGAGTGGTTGACAGGCTGCGCTGCTTCCAATGATGATATAACCAGAAGTAAAACGATGAACGGAGCGCACAagccaaatggagcaggaaggacccagagtcagaaatcacattaaagtgcccttttattcgTTTTTgactctgggtccttcctgctccatttggctTGTGCGCTCTGTTCATCGTTTTACTTCTGGTAACCAGGTGAGCATGTTTCCTCTCTGTatgttgtcacggtagcttatgacaagatataatgaacaccaaatatctgggttgaactgaactaAAACAGTGGGGTttttggagggtgggggggggggtttgggggcaaGGGGGTGGGtttgggggcgaggggggggggtttgttgcTATGAGGAGGATTTAGTTTAAGGAAGCCACATTGCGTTGGCGAGTATTTGATTAGATGCTTCTCTTTGTTAGCAAAGTGGCAGTTCCCAGAGTTCCCTTGGGCGTGTTCTATGCATCTGCTATTTTGCTCACGCTGTCATCTCTCCCTCAGAGCTTGAACGGCGTGTGGCTGGACAAGGAAAGGCTCGACCCCGGCAAGGCCCATGTGCTAAGCGCAGGAAGCTGTATCCAGCTGGGGGTACCGCTGCCCGACACTGAGCAAGCAGAGTTAGAGTACAAGCTGCTGCAGGAAGATCGTGAGCGAGTCCGCCCGTTCCTGAGCCGGCCGCTGTCGGGGAAAACCAAAGGACCCCGGACCAAGTTGAAATTGAACTCCGAGGACTCCGAGGCGTCTGGGACAGAGGGCCCTTCCAACTCCTCCAAAGCAAAAGTCCACCGTGTCGCAAGGGACTGCGAAGAGCCTACTAAATCCTCACACAGGACAGACCAGGCCTGGGAAGGGTCTATCTTTGCAACGTACCGGAGGCAAAAACGACAGGTTGTAGatgcattgtgaatgtgagagaagagtcaaatgtgacacttGGGCCGCgtgcgtgtgacactgggtgtgtgatagtcctgccaatagtaatgtagaaggggacaATGTTAAGTCtgagtcggcagagggccacCCAGGGTGATATCACAGAGACACATTCGGAgactggtctgtacagcaggtataaggtatggggttgaaaagtacattacATCAGCATAGATGggagtgcttggccacagtggttggtaggaactgcgggtgtgggacagtagccatgagtccaagctattgaaatgctttatTAAGAGGTGACTTCCAAGGTTTGACTTACAGGTGAAGAGAGAGGATGATTGTGGTATACGGATTGTGAGCGAGGGTGCTTggggtatactgagtgtgagggagggtgcttggggtatactgagtgtgagtgagagagctTGATGTATACTGAGTGAGGAAGGGAGCTTGGCatgtactgagtgtgagggagggtgcttggcgtatactgagtgagCGAGGGTGCTTGGGGTATACTGAGTGAGGGAAGGTGCTTGGGGTAtactgtgtgagggagggtgcttggggtatactgagtgtgagggagggtgcttggggtatactgagtgtgagggagggtgcttggtgtatactgagtgtgagcgAGGGTGCttggtatatactgagtgtaagggagggtgcttggtgtatacggagtgtgagggagggtgcttggtgtatactgagtgtgagggagggagattgGGGTATACGGATTGTGAGCgagggtgcttggtgtatactgagtgtgagggagggtgcttggcatatactgaTTGTGAGggagggtgcttggcgtatactgagtgtgagggggggtgcttggcgtatactgagtgagagagggagcttgGCGtgtagtgagtgagggtgcttggcgtatactgagtgtgagagagtcccacaggtaaggaggggcagtgaggggaaaaggtttaaCGTGAGAGAGAGCAATAGAGGTGAAAGGAGAGTTGACCGCTCTGGGTAGAGTGCAGGAGACGATCGGGGGCGTAGCCATGTTTGGTAACCAGGTGAGATAGAGAAATTGCAAAAGCGCTCCAGTGCCAGGAAAGACAAAATGTGGTATAGCCAAAACCACTTCATCCAAAGGTAATAGTAATGAGTAATGATATTGATGGTAATATATAATGAccaaatgggtactatcctcctgaagacaggtggtaggtggtgcaagcccacccacaatcagtctcattggcaggttcccctgaataagCAAGTACTCACATATCCTTGGAGTGGTTGACAGGCTGCGCTGCTTCCAATGATGATATAACCAGAAGTAAAACGATGAACGGAGCGCACAagccaaatggagcaggaaggacccagagtcagaaatcacattaaagtgcccttttattcgTTTTTgactctgggtccttcctgctccatttggctTGTGCGCTCTGTTCATCGTTTTACTTCTGGTAACCAGGTGAGCATGTTTCCTCTCTGTatgttgtcacggtagcttatgacaagatataatgaacaccaaatatctgggttgaactgaactaAAACAGTGGGGTTTttggagggtggggtggggggtttgggggCAAGGGGGTGGGtttgggggcgaggggggggggtttgttgcTATGAGGAGGATTTAGTTTAAGGAAGCCACATTGCGTTGGCGAGTATTTGATTAGATGCTTCTCTTTGTTAGCAAAGTGGCAGTTCCCAGAGTTCCCTTGGGCGTGTTCTATGCATCTGCTATTTTGCTCACGCTGTCATCTCTCCCTCAGAGCTTGAACGGCGTGTGGCTGGACAAGGAAAGGCTCGACCCCGGCAAGGCCCATGTGCTAAGCGCAGGAAGCTGTATCCAGCTGGGGGTACCGCTGCCCGACACTGAGCAAGCAGAGTTAGAGTACAAGCTGCTGCAGGAAGATCGTGAGCGAGTCCGCCCGTTCCTGAGCCGGCCGCTGTCGGGGAAAACCAAAGGACCCCGGACCAAGTGGAAATTGAACTCCGAGGACTCCGAGGCGTCTGGGACAGAGGGCCCTTCCAACTCCTCCAAAGCAAAAGTCCACCGTGTCGCAAGGGACTGCGAAGAGCCTACTAAATCCTCACACAGGACAGACCAGGCCTGGGAAGGGTCTATCTTTGCAACGTACCGGAGGCAAAAACGACAGGTTGTAGatgcattgtgaatgtgagagaagagtcaaatgtgacacttGGGCCGCgtgcgtgtgacactgggtgtgtgatagtcctgccaatagtaatgtagaaggggacaATGTTAAGTCtgagtcggcagagggccacCCAGGGTGATATCACAGAGACACATTCGGAGACTGGTCAGCAGGTATAAGGtatggggttgaaaagtacattacATCAGCATAGATGggagtgcttggccacagtggttggtaggaactgcgggtgtgggacagtagccatgagtccaagctattgaaatgctttatTAAGAGGTGACTTCCAAGGTTTGACTTACAGGTGAAGAGAGAGGATGATTGTGGTATACGGATTGTGAGCGAGGGTGCTTggggtatactgagtgtgagggagggtgcttggggtatactgagtgtgagtgagagagctTGATGTATACTGAGTGAGGAAGGGAGCTTGGCatgtactgagtgtgagggagggtgcttggcgtatactgagtgagCGAGGGTGCTTGGGGTATACTGAGTGAGGGAAGGTGCTTGGGGTTtactgtgtgagggagggtgcttggggtatactgagtgtgagggagggtgcttggggtatactgagtgtgagtgagagagctTGATGTATACTGAGTGAGGAAGGGAGCTTGGCatgtactgagtgtgagggagggtgcttggcatatactgagtgagCGAGGGTGCTTGGGGTATACTGAGTGAGGGAAGGTGCTTGGGGTAtactgtgtgagggagggtgcttggggtatactgagtgtgagggagggtgctTGGGGtaaactgagtgtgagggagggtgcttggtgtatactgagtgtgagcgAGGGTGCttggtatatactgagtgtaagggagggtgcttggtgtatacggagtgtgagggagggtgcttggcgtatactgagtgtgagggagggagattgGGGTATACGGATTGTGAGCgagggtgcttggtgtatactgagtgtgagggagggtgcttggcatatactgaTTGTGAGggagggtgcttggcgtatactgagtgtgagggggggtgcttggcgtatactgagtgtgagagagggagcttggcgtatactgagtgggAGGGTGCtcagtgtatactgagtgtgagagacggtGCTTGGCGtgtagtgagtgagggtgcttggcgtatactgagtgtgagagagtcccacaggtaaggaggggcagtgaggggaaaaggtttaacgtgagagagagcagtagaggtgaaaggagaGTTGACCGCTCTGGGTAGAGTGCAGGAGACGATCGGGGGCGTAGCCATGTTTGGTAACCAGGTGAGATAGAGAAATTGCAAAAGCGCTCCAGTGCCAGGAAAGACAAAATGTGGTATAGCCAAAACCACTTCATCCAAAGGTAATAGTAATGAGTAATGATATTGATGGTAATATATAATGAccaaatgggtactatcctcctgaagacaggtggtaggtggtgcaagcccacccacaatcagtctcattggcaggttcccctgaataagCAAGTACTCAAATATCCTTGGAGTGGTTGACAGGCTGCGCTGCTTCCAATGATGATATAACCAGAAGTAAAACGATGAACGGAGCGCACAagccaaatggagcaggaaggacccagagtcagaaatcacattaaagtgcccttttattcgTTTTTgactctgggtccttcctgctccatttggctTGTGCGCTCTGTTCATCGTTTTACTTCTGGTAACCAGGTGAGCATGTTTCCTCTCTGTatgttgtcacggtagcttatgacaagatataatgaacactaaATATATGGGTTGAACTGAACTAAAACAGTGgggtttttggggggtgggggagggggggtttgggggcaaggggggggggtttgggggcgggggggggtttgggggcgaggggggggggtgttgctaTGAGGAGGATTTAGTTTAAGGAAGCCACATTGCGTTGGCGAGTATTTGATTAGATGCTTCTCTTTGTTAGCAAAGTGGCAGTTCCCAGAGTTCCCTTGGGCGTGTTCTATGCATCTGCTATTTTGCTCACGCTGTCATCTCTCCCTCAGAGCTTGAACGGCGTGTGGCTGGACAAGGAAAGGCTCGACCCCGGCAAGGCCCATGTGCTAAGCGCAGGAAGCTGTATCCAGCTGGGGGTACCACTGCCCGACACTGAGCAAGCAGAGTTAGAGTACGAGCTGCTGCAGGAAGATCGTGAGCGAGTCCGCCCGTTCCTGAGCCGGCCGCTGTCGGGGAAAACCAAAGGACCCCGGACCAAGTGGAAATTGAACTCCGAGGACTCCGAGGCGTCTGGGACAGAGGGCCCTTCCAACTCCTCCAAAGCAAAAGACCACCGTGTCGCAAGGGACTGCGAAGAGCCTACTAAATCCTCACACAGGACAGACCAGGCCTGGGAAGGGTCTATCTTTGCAACGTACCGGAGGCAAAAACGACAGGTTGTAGatgcattgtgaatgtgagagaagagtcaaatgtgacacttGGGCCGCgtgcgtgtgacactgggtgtgtgatagtcctgccaatagtaatgtagaaggggacaATGTTAAGTCtgagtcggcagagggccacCCAGGGTGATATCACAGAGACACATTCGGAGACTGGTCAGCAGGTATAAGGtatggggttgaaaagtacattacATCAGCATAGATGggagtgcttggccacagtggttggtaggaactgcgagtgtgggacagtagccatgagtccaagctattgaaatgctttatTAAGAGGTGACTTCCAAGGTTTGACTTACAGGTGAAGAGAGAGGATGATTGTGGTATACGGATTGTGAGCGAGGGTGCTTggggtatactgagtgtgagggagggtgcttggggtatactgagtgtgagtgagagagctTGATGTATACTGAGTGAGGAAGGGAGCTTGGCatgtactgagtgtgagggagggtgcttggcgtatactgagtgagCGAGGGTGCTTGGGGTATACTGAGTGAGGGAAGGTGCTTGGGGTAtactgtgtgagggagggtgcttggggtatactgagtgtgagggagggtgctTGGGGtaaactgagtgtgagggagggtgcttggtgtatactgagtgtgagcgAGGGTGCttggtatatactgagtgtaagggagggtgcttggtgtatacggagtgtgagggagggtgcttggcgtatactgagtgtgagggagggagattgGGGTATACGGATTGTGAGCgagggtgcttggtgtatactgagtgtgagggagggtgcttggcatatactgaTTGTGAGggagggtgcttggcgtatactgagtgtaagggggggtgcttggcgtatactgagtgtgagagagggagcttgACGTATACTGAGTGGGAGGGTGCtcagtgtatactgagtgtgagagacggtGCTTGGCGtgtagtgagtgagggtgcttggcgtatactgagtgtgagagagtcccacaggtaaggaggggcagtgaggggaaaaggtttaacgtgagagagagcagtagaggtgaaaggagaGTTGACCGCTCTGGGTAGAGTGCAGGAGACGATCGGGGGCGTAGCCATGTTTGGTAACCAGGTGAGATAGAGAAATTGCAAAAGCGCTCCAGTGCCAGGAAAGACAAAATGTGGTATAGCCAAAACCACTTCATCCAAAGGTAATAGTAATGAGTAATGATATTGATGGTAATATATAATGAccaaatgggtactatcctcctgaagacaggtggtaggtggtgcaagcccacccacaatcggtctcattggcaggttcccctgaataagCAAGTACTCACATATCCTTGGAGTGGTTGACAGGCTGCGCTGCTTCCAATGATGATATAACCAGGAGTAAAACGATGAACGGAGCGCACAagccaaatggagcaggaaggacccagagtcagaaatcacattaaagtgcccttttattcgTTTTTgactctgggtccttcctgctccatttggctTGTGCGCTCTGTTCATCGTTTTACTTCTGGTAACCAGGTGAGCATGTTTCCTCTCTGTatgttgtcacggtagcttatgacaagatataatgaacaccaaatatctgggttgaactgaactaAAACAGTGGGGtttttggggggtgtggggggggggggggtttgggggcaaggggagggggtTTGTTGCTATGAGGAGGATTTAGTTTAAGGAAGCCACATTGCGTTGGCGAGTATTTGATTAGATGCTTCTCTTTGTTAGCAAAGTGTCAGTTCCCAGAGTTCCCCTGGGGCGTGTTCTATGCATCTGCTATTTTGCTCACTCTGTCATCTCTCCCTCAGAGCTTGAACGGCGTGTGGCTGGACAAGGAAAGGCTCGACCCCGGCAAGGCCCATGTGCTAAGCGCAGGAAGCTGTATCCAGCTGGGGGTACCGCTGCCCGACACTGAGCAAGCAGAGTTAGAGTACGAGCTGCTGCAGGAAGATCGTGAGCGAGTCCACCCGTTCCTGAGCCGGCCGCTGTCGGGGAAAACCAAAGGACCCCGGACCAAGTTGAAATTGAACTCCGAGGACTCCGAGGCGTCTGGGACAGAGGGCCCTTCCAACTCCTCCAAAGCAAAAGTCCACTGTGTCGCAAGGGACTGCGAAGAGCCTACTAAATCCTCACACAGGACAGACCAGGCCTGGGAAGGGTCTATCTTTGCAACGTTCCGGAGGCAAAAACGACAGGTTGTAGatgcattgtgaatgtgagagaagagtcaaatgtgacacttGGGCCGCgtgcgtgtgacactgggtgtgtgatagtcctgccaatagtaatgtagaaggggacaATGTTAAGTCtgagtcggcagagggccacCCAGGGTGATATCACAGAGACACATTCGGAgactggtctgtacagcaggtataaggtactgctgcggcagactttattctaacaaatcaccggtttgtccctggctggttcctggaatgcgacactgttcacccggagcatgccgcgttccaagccacgggtcatgcccggctgacgcgcggctgatgtgttaattgataatagttcaggatttaataggctgcaatgcttcgcgtgtccgccagatggcataaattcatgaattgtaatgcagtatatatatatatactgtacagtatatatatatactgtataacaacaacccctataacccctaacatacagtactgtacacatacagtactgtatatgcacatcaatgatactatgggctggcgggggcgagatgtgtttgcagcagagagagagatccgctgctctctgcgcaaacatcggcacattaaaaattatttaaaatacatttttattcatagtgtagatgtgcagggggtctcgggagctgaaccgcgttggtttcaggtccgaggaccccctgcttcccgagatacagccccctttatgaggtgccggtatccctctgcatttaaaggtcccgataacgtgaccgcggcctgtaaaccaagcagagggataccggcaccccctaaaggggcctgtatctcaggaagcagggggtccccggacctaaaaccaaaacgtttctgctccgtagaccctctgcacatgtacagtataaataaaacacatatataaataaacactcgttccttaccttagcggctatgtgctatggtaacgaagcagcatttctgtattttaataatattgtacagtgagctgggggttccctgagccagaaatcaatgctcagggggccccctgctccttcacaatattattgaaaaaaaaaagaaatgctgcttcattaccatagctgatagccgctaaggcaatgaagggttaaggtagaatagcatgtttattagggacatttgatttgcccccaataaacattgcaataaacaacatacagtacaccccttgtgtatttaaaatacataaacaataaatacattacatacatatttttaatgtgtgtgttaaacctccctgccttgactgtaatctatgtaaaaaaaaccctccccctattgtgtgtgttaaacctccctgccttgactgtaatctatgtaaaaaaccctccccctattgtgtctgctaagcttccctgctttgactaatctgtgtaagcccccctccccctattgtgtcggttaaatctccctgcctgtgtttctgtgagtgcagtgtactgtatgtaaatgtggggagggggatcccgtgtaaataaccacacccaaatccactacccacctgcccatggtccctccgctgctgcaaaacagacaaaaattaaaacatccaaagtaatgtcccctaaccccttaatcaccatagcggttattaaccgctacagtcactaaggggttaacccaccctcacccaccactcgggatgcctacataccctcccacactaacccccccccccgtgaggcctaaccaccctcacccagtacccacaagggaggcctacccacataccgttggggaaacaccccccccccacccccagtacccacaataaaaacaatacagtgacccacaataaacatcattctatttattaaatacattacccaccccctgtgccccccaataAATACCAGATTTatacttttacatacagggttcataacgcagccccacacgagtccccggtgggctggcggggcacttGGACAGACCAACAGGGTatcagcagccctttttaaacaggttctggaggcctgctggtgggtcccgccagcaccatggcccccaggtggtctcattgggtcaccgtgggccacaattgggtccccacggtaggcccgcggatgtctgggagccccgggtcagacccacaggtgtctgcggggcctcgggtggttcccacgggggtctggggaactcacgagtgctcactacgggtccgcggtgcccccacagaagtgggaccacacatcatcatccccgcacctacgggtcggcggtgcccccacagaagtgggaccacacagcttcatccccgcagactacgggtcggcggtgcccccacagatgtgaggccaccgctttatccccgcatgtgtcacccgtggaaccgccagcctgatacctgtgggatacccgaggaaacgacaggtggtctccagaggtcccacgcagaaccacggaacaaaccctgaatgtaaaaaaaataaacctggcctatacattcaatacatacacccccccccccaacacctacagtacaataatgtgcaaaataactattatccagatatggataatagattaattgcccattattaaaaacattaactagcatattcaaataaataaagtactactgacctcatcaatacgaagtgtccgtcgccagcaacatccttgtcttgcccacaaaatacatagcaaatacaaagccaatacattgcaagtacattcagatatcaattaaccccttaaacaccttatcagataataaccgcaaaggtaattaaggggttaagccacactggcccgatacccacccttcacccatgaatttgtacagtggcttcatcatgcagctatatatacagtatatatatatatatatatacagagatatatatatatatatatacagtatatacacacacatgatgaaccaatatacaaataaatgtagaagggttatcaaaaccatactgtcctacaaataacacttctccatacagacacactacattacaatgaatttcctttaataatcctaactgatcttacaatctaaatcatcaaatgccaatgaaaaacctcacattccaatcaatacattgcatttacattgtataaatgatgcataaaatctatgcaccatatacattctgcaaatgaatgttaacaatatcattgcaagcaaaatacaaataccttccaaacaagtaaactattttaaccaatcaagtaaacaaaaatcaattagcaatcattatttacatccctaaacaattgacagtccatcccgaacaatgaaacaattaactaattcacgcctggagcagaacaatttagcatgtgaaaaaaaatataagtaccaaccagaatacaaactttaaaaccaaggctatccctgaaaacaagcacacaatacaataccaaggattacatctatctaattttaaaatactttaaacacacaataaagcatagcagcatagacaaattaatttaaaacacatcaaatcaagcttttaaaacaacataatttcttaccctgtatgtatatatctctctagacatatatacatacatacatacagtggcaagaaatgagataccacaaaaaaaaaaatacacatgttaaaaaagcttttaaaaaaattaacaagttaaataaaatacatttctttagttcacttacaaTTACTttgccccaccgactcccgttgcgcagcttactcacgaaccaatccaccaggcacaggaacccataaaataataaaccataaaaaaataaacattaaactaaaaatccaaatcaatccacaggtcttctatttgtaatccatcttcatctgtattcttctttcttctatcttcttccgggcggggtcttcttcccgcctTCGGCCATGcccttgtcttctttcttctccggaggtccttcctccgcggcgtctggcttcaaaatgagacgacataggcttttaaaggcctatgacgtcacattttcgtcatatggttcccacggccctgattgggccgtgaaaaccatgtgttttggccgataaaaataaaaatgatgacgtcacttaaaggcaatgaaagcacagccaatcagaatggctttgcttcaattgcttttaagatgacgtcattaaaagacacatggctgtccacacatggtacggtagccaatcagagcgtgggaactccatccctactctgattggctctagtataccatgtgacagaggcttgggggagaaaggatgtgacgtcaatgaaaacctggatgggtctcatgacacattaaagtgcccttttattcgTTATTgactctgggtccttcctgctccatttggctTGTGTGCTCCGTTCATCGTTTAACTTCTGGTAACCAGGTGAGCATGTTTCCTCTAAGTATGTGATATCTGAAAGAAGGGGGCATGTAGGCggatgctcacagaggtatgcaagggagactggttatggtgaaattaaataaggcttttattgtgcctgtttccttaacatcaggaaaccatccaaacaaggggtaaacaaagcttctattcacttgggagtatttctagggaaatactatgcagtccacaactccctttagataagcatgtctcccagccccaaacatatatcatgaaatgagcagatataaaaagtcttataaatgaaagtcttatctgttccttgtggtttggagggaaaatcttctctgttcctggttgc comes from Ascaphus truei isolate aAscTru1 chromosome 4, aAscTru1.hap1, whole genome shotgun sequence and encodes:
- the RNF8 gene encoding E3 ubiquitin-protein ligase RNF8, whose translation is MSSADIVGFSVKIAVGFSVKIAVGFSVKIAVGFSVKIASLNGVWLDKERLDPGKAHVLSAGSCIQLGVPLPDTEQAELEYELLQEDRERVRPFLSRPLSGTTKEPTKSSHRTDQAWEGSIFATYRRQKRQSLNGVWLDKERLDPGKAHVLSAGSCIQLGVPLPDTEQAELEYKLLQEDRERVRPFLSRPLSGKTKGPRTKLKLNSEDSEASGTEGPSNSSKAKVHRVARDCEEPTKSSHRTDQAWEGSIFATYRRQKRQSLNGVWLDKERLDPGKAHVLSAGSCIQLGVPLPDTEQAELEYKLLQEDRERVRPFLSRPLSGKTKGPRTKWKLNSEDSEASGTEGPSNSSKAKVHRVARDCEEPTKSSHRTDQAWEGSIFATYRRQKRQSLNGVWLDKERLDPGKAHVLSAGSCIQLGVPLPDTEQAELEYELLQEDRERVRPFLSRPLSGKTKGPRTKWKLNSEDSEASGTEGPSNSSKAKDHRVARDCEEPTKSSHRTDQAWEGSIFATYRRQKRQSLNGVWLDKERLDPGKAHVLSAGSCIQLGVPLPDTEQAELEYELLQEDRERVHPFLSRPLSGKTKGPRTKLKLNSEDSEASGTEGPSNSSKAKVHCVARDCEEPTKSSHRTDQAWEGSIFATFRRQKRQEEQEKVRAQKEGQNHMNDLLKNELQCTTCSEHLIEEEQEKVRAQKEEVLNHMNDVLDNELKCAICSEHFIEEEQEKVRAQKEEVLNHMNDVLDNELKCTICSEHLIEEEQEKVRAQKEEVLNHMNDVLDNELKCTICSEHLIKEEQEKVRAQKEEVLNHMNDVLDNELKCTICSEHLIEAVTLNCAHSFCSYCIQVWKKRKEKCPMCRQEIRSQTRSLVLDNCIDSMVNKLSPEMKARRESLIVERKDMRQAEEVIPVTSDSDSISFPLEVVFIPSGSFHFGMEYGERRLLSGV